The window CAGGACCCCGGTGACGGCGAGACAGGCCAGCTCCCAGGGATCCGTCCAGTACAGCGCCAGCAGCGGTCCGCACAGCAGCGTCGCGGTCGCGACGCGGAGCGGCCACCGTAGAAGTTCCATGATCAGGATGGTGCCGCGTGGTCGCAAGCATCGGTGTACGTCCGTCGGCAGCCCGACTTTCCGCCCACGGGTGGGTCGGGGAAGCGGAAGCTCCTACTTCCAGCGGAAGTGGACGAAGAGGCGGCCGAAGTTCTTCGAGTCCTTCTCGACCCGGTGGTAGAGCTGCTTGACGTCCTTCTGGTCGAGGAAGCGCAGCACCCGCTTCTTGAGCTGGCCGGAGCCCTTGCCGGGGATGATCTCGACGAGGGTGGCCTTCTTCGCCACCGCCTCGTCCATGATCCCGCGCAGGGCCCGGTCGATGTCCTGGCCCTTGTTGAAGATCTCGTGCAGGTCCAGCTTCAGCTTCACCGCACACCCGCCGCCAGCTCACGTCCCATGACGCCGATGGTAGGCCGCCCGAGGCCGCCGGCGCACCGA is drawn from Micromonospora sp. NBC_01740 and contains these coding sequences:
- a CDS encoding Smr/MutS family protein, with protein sequence MKLKLDLHEIFNKGQDIDRALRGIMDEAVAKKATLVEIIPGKGSGQLKKRVLRFLDQKDVKQLYHRVEKDSKNFGRLFVHFRWK